A window of Bacillus toyonensis BCT-7112 genomic DNA:
ATGACAATAGATATCTATTTTAAGATATTTCTATGATGAAAAAAACACCTGTGAAGGTGTTTTTTTCATCTTTACAGTTAGTTATTACTTATTCCTCTTATTCTTGCACTTTTCGTTTTCACTAGTTTATTAGCGAGCATGGCTGGATTTATGCAGGAAATATCTAAACTGTAAGGATATGTGGGAAGTAGAATTATAAAACTTTTGTTTCCAATCTTTCTTTCTGACGAAGATGATGTGCAAAATGCATAGAAATGAGCTGAAACCATTCTGCCGCATTTAAGTAACCAAGCCCAGGGTGTTCGACTTTACAAGCACTTCGAATAGAAGTAATTGTTGGTTCAATGTCTTTAACAACTGTAATTAATTTCAGAAAACGCTCTTGTACTTCTTCTTTGTTAATTGGATTTTCTGGCGTATATCCAGGATGATTTGGTACTTTGATTTGTATGTCTGGGAAAGCACCAAGTTTATATACTTTTTCACCCATATCCGTTTTTTTGTTAGTTACTGATGGTGTTTCGCCTTTACATTTTGTGATTGCATCTAATTGCATGTATGTGGAAGCAATTAGATGATTATACATTTGACCGAGAGACCATTCCTCACTAGAAGGCTTCATCCTAAATTGTTCTATAGAGTACTTTTCTAATTCCCCTATGTAGTACGTTGCTAACTCTTCAAAATTCTTCATATCACTAACTCCTTTTTATGAAAATGTATTTGTTACTACCTACTATAAAGAAGTAATGCTGACAACATTATGTCAGTAGTGAAATATAAAAATTAAAGTTTTAACATTTTTTTTGCTTCATCACGGATTTTCTCAGAAAGAATTTTTGGCTCAAGTACTTGCACTTGGCTTCCCCAGCTCAATACCCATTGAAACACTTCGTCTATGTTTCTTGATTTCAAAAAGACATGGAAACCATTATCTTTATGCTCGTATGAATCTATAAAAAAGTATCGAGATTCAATAATTTTATGTGCAATATGAGATGGAAACAATAAATGAATCGTAACAATACGATTGTTTTCAGGTTGATAGTCTTGTAAAGAAAAGTCTTTCGGTTTTGTAAAAAATTCTTGTTTTTGCTGTAATGTATCCATACGGTCTAAACGAAAATTACGTATTTGTTTCCGAAGTAAGCAATGAGCAACGATGTACCAAATTCCTGAAATATTGACTAAACCGTAAGGATGAACAGTCCGCTCTATTTTTGTGGTTTCTCTTGGCTTACGATAAGAAAAAGAGATAGCTTGCTCGTTTTGAATTGCTTCTTGTAGCAAGAAAAGTTGGTTCTCTAGTTTTTCTTGCTCGGCTTGCTGGTTTGAAAATATAGGAGAAAGGAAACGGAAAGTACCTCGTAACCCCTCAACTTTCTTTTTTTGATCAGTAGGGAGGATAACCTCAAGTTTCTCTTTTGCCGATTGTGCATGTGCAGAAAAAGAAGAAGTGAAAGTTTTCTCGATATAATCACCGCCTAATAAAAGGGTAACAGCCTCTTCAGGGGTAAGCTGAATGGGTGGTAAGAAATATCCATCCATTAATGAGTAGCCGTGGCCGGGCATTGCAAAAATTGGGACACCAGATTCACTAAGTGCATCCATATCTCGATAAATAGTTCTTATACTTGTCTCAAATTTTCCAGCTAAACTTTGTGCTGTAACAGTTTGTTTTCTTTGTAATTCAATTAATATTGCTAATAAACGATCCGTTCGATTCATGAAATATCATCCTTTATTTTTATAAATATGATCACTGTAAAATTCTAAAAGTAATACATTTTCCCCTACTATTAACAGACTTTTTCCTATGTATAATATTAATATAGTAAAATCATAACAACCTATATTGCAGTTTCCAATAATATACTATATAATCAGGATAAGAAAACGTTTTCATGCAAAGGGGGAGAATTTCGTGTCGACTATCGAGGACGTGGCGAAATTAGCGGGGTTATCAAGGACAACGGTTTCTAGGGTGATCAATAATCATCCATATGTTTCAGATGAGAAGAAAAAAAGGGTTCAATTAGCAATGAAGCATTTAGGCTTCGTTCCTAATTCTGCGGCGAGAAGGCTTCGTAAACAAAAAACAGAAACAATTGCGGTGCTTGTTCCAAGGATTACAAATCCTTTTTTTAGTAGATTTATTGAAGCAATCGAGATTGCTGCTTCTGAGCATAAATATAAACTGATTATTTGTCAAACAAGATATTTACCAGAAAAAGAGATGGAGTATTTACAATTATTATCTACGAAACAAGTAGATGGGATTATTCTATGTTCACTAGAAAATCCATGGGAAGATGTAGAGCCGTACTTACAGCACGGTCCAATCGTGTTATGTAATGAATATATTGAGGAAGCAAATGTTCCAACAGTGAAATTTGATCATGCACAAGGAGCATATATAGCTGCCAATCATGTATTAGAACAAGGATATCGTAATCTTATTTTTTGCCGTGGTAACGAAACCAAAGTTGTTAGCCAACAGCGGAAAATGGGCTTTTTACGTGCAATAACTGAGAAGAGCCGCCAAGTAGAAGCGATTGATTTTCTTGAAAACGCTTTCTCTTGGGATGATGGGAAGCGAATATTCCATGAAGTATTAAAGGACAAAAAAAATCCTACCGCGATTTTGGCAGGAGGCGACGAGGTTGCAGCTGGAATTATCTCAGAGGCGAAGCGCCATAACTGGAGTATTCCAGAGGATCTCGCTGTTATCGGTTTTGATAATCAAATTTTATCGCAGATTACTGAGCCAGGTATTACGACAATTGAACAGCCAATTGATGAAATGGCTCGAAAAGTTGTCGACCTGATGATGGATAAAATCCATACGAAAAATTATCGTAAAAAAGAATTGTATGAGTTTGAACTGGAGCTCTTGGTGAAAGGTTCAACGATGAAGGATACGATGTTATTAGCCTAGTAGACTATGTCTGCTAGGTTTTTTTTCTGTTCACAAACTACTACTCTTCGTGAACGCAGTCATCACATTTGTTATGGTATGCTTCGTGCTGCTCATCAATTTCTTTCCCGCAGTGCGCACAAGTTTTCGTCGGTAAATTTCTGAAAAACTCCATTGGTTGATCGATCATGTCAATTCCTCCATTTCCATTTCTTACTATCATTGTATTAGTACAAAAAATAAAAGTCAACAACTGTTTTATAACAAATTGAAAATTAATGAAAAAGTTTAGGAAATGGATTATAGTTAACAATGTAGGATGTAAGTAAAAAACTTTCTCAAGTACGGAGAAAAACTGCATTCCTACTCGGTTTTAGAAAGGATGGATACATATGAAAATGACTGTTGTCGGCTTTTGGGGCGGCTTTCCAGAAGCGGGAGAAGCAACGTCGGGGTATTTGTTTGAACACGATGGTTTTCGTTTACTTGTAGACTGTGGTAGTGGTGTACTAGCACAGCTTCAAAAATATATAACACCATCTCATATAGATGCAGTTGTACTTTCGCATTACCACCACGATCATGTTGCAGACATTGGGGTATTGCAATATGCGAGATTAATTACAAGTGCGACAAAGGGACAACTACCGGAATTGCCAATATACGGTCATACGTTTGACGAGAATGGATTCCATTCTTTAACGCATGCACCGCATACGAAAGGAATCGCGTACAACCCAGAAGAAACACTTCAAGTTGGACCTTTTTCTATTTCATTCTTAAAAACTGTTCATCCTGTTACATGCTTTGCGATGCGTATTAAAGCTGGTAGTAACGCTGTAGTATATAGCGCTGATTCCAGTTATATTTCTGAATTCATTCCATTCACAAAAGATGCTGATCTTTTCATTTGTGAGTGTAATATGTATGCACATCAAGAGGCTGCAAAAGCAGGGCATATGAATAGTACAGAAGTGGCAAGTATTGCGAAAGATGCGAATGTAAAAGAACTTTTATTAACGCACTTACCGCATATAGGAAACCCATCTGATTTAGTAACAGAAGCAAAACAAATTTTCAGTGGCCATATTACGTTAGCTCATAGTGGCTACGTATGGAATTCATGAGGTGATACGATGTTATTTATTGATAATAAAGGGATTACAGATCCTAGAATAAACTTAGCGATTGAAGAATATTGTGTGAAGAATTTAGATATTAACGAAACATATTTACTGTTCTACATTAACGAACCTTCCATTATCATTGGTAAAAACCAAAACACAGTAGAAGAAATTAATGCAGATTACGTAAAAGAAAAAGGTATTCATGTCGTTCGTCGTCTATCAGGCGGGGGCGCGGTATATCATGATTTAGGAAACTTAAACTTCAGCTTTATTACGAAAGATGATGGAGACAGTTTCAGCAACTTCAAAAAATTCACAGAGCCTGTAACGAAAGCGCTTGGTAAATTAGGCGTAAATGCAGAACTAAGTGGTCGTAACGACATTTTAGCTGAAGGTAGAAAAATTTCAGGTAACGCGCAGTTCTCAACGAAAGGTCGTATGTTCAGTCACGGTACGTTACTATTTGACTCTGAAATCGATCACGTCGTATCGGCATTAAAAGTAAAAATGGATAAGATTCAATCAAAAGGAATTAAATCAATCCGTAGCCGCGTTGCGAATATTACAGAGTTCTTAAACGAAAAAATGACGACAGAAGAGTTTAGACAACTTCTTCTAGAAACCATTTTCGAAGGTGAAACAGAAATTCCAACGTACGAATTAACAGAAGCGGATTGGAAAGAAATACATAAACTTTCTGAAGAGCGCTACCAAAATTGGGATTGGAACTACGGAAAATCTCCGAAGTTCAACTTACAACATTCACACCGCTTCCCAGTTGGACAAGTTGACGTTCGTCTTGAAGTGAAAAAAGGAACAGTAACAGAATGTAAAATTTACGGTGACTTCTTCGGATCACTAGATGTTCATGACATTGAAGAACGCTTAACAGGCGTACAGTTCGATAAAGATGCATTCACTGCAGCTTTAGAAGGCGTAGATATCGCACGCTACTTTGGTAATATTACAACAGAAGATTTCTTACATTTATTCT
This region includes:
- the yhfH gene encoding protein YhfH; translated protein: MIDQPMEFFRNLPTKTCAHCGKEIDEQHEAYHNKCDDCVHEE
- a CDS encoding DinB family protein produces the protein MKNFEELATYYIGELEKYSIEQFRMKPSSEEWSLGQMYNHLIASTYMQLDAITKCKGETPSVTNKKTDMGEKVYKLGAFPDIQIKVPNHPGYTPENPINKEEVQERFLKLITVVKDIEPTITSIRSACKVEHPGLGYLNAAEWFQLISMHFAHHLRQKERLETKVL
- a CDS encoding helix-turn-helix transcriptional regulator — translated: MNRTDRLLAILIELQRKQTVTAQSLAGKFETSIRTIYRDMDALSESGVPIFAMPGHGYSLMDGYFLPPIQLTPEEAVTLLLGGDYIEKTFTSSFSAHAQSAKEKLEVILPTDQKKKVEGLRGTFRFLSPIFSNQQAEQEKLENQLFLLQEAIQNEQAISFSYRKPRETTKIERTVHPYGLVNISGIWYIVAHCLLRKQIRNFRLDRMDTLQQKQEFFTKPKDFSLQDYQPENNRIVTIHLLFPSHIAHKIIESRYFFIDSYEHKDNGFHVFLKSRNIDEVFQWVLSWGSQVQVLEPKILSEKIRDEAKKMLKL
- a CDS encoding MBL fold metallo-hydrolase; amino-acid sequence: MKMTVVGFWGGFPEAGEATSGYLFEHDGFRLLVDCGSGVLAQLQKYITPSHIDAVVLSHYHHDHVADIGVLQYARLITSATKGQLPELPIYGHTFDENGFHSLTHAPHTKGIAYNPEETLQVGPFSISFLKTVHPVTCFAMRIKAGSNAVVYSADSSYISEFIPFTKDADLFICECNMYAHQEAAKAGHMNSTEVASIAKDANVKELLLTHLPHIGNPSDLVTEAKQIFSGHITLAHSGYVWNS
- a CDS encoding lipoate--protein ligase, which gives rise to MLFIDNKGITDPRINLAIEEYCVKNLDINETYLLFYINEPSIIIGKNQNTVEEINADYVKEKGIHVVRRLSGGGAVYHDLGNLNFSFITKDDGDSFSNFKKFTEPVTKALGKLGVNAELSGRNDILAEGRKISGNAQFSTKGRMFSHGTLLFDSEIDHVVSALKVKMDKIQSKGIKSIRSRVANITEFLNEKMTTEEFRQLLLETIFEGETEIPTYELTEADWKEIHKLSEERYQNWDWNYGKSPKFNLQHSHRFPVGQVDVRLEVKKGTVTECKIYGDFFGSLDVHDIEERLTGVQFDKDAFTAALEGVDIARYFGNITTEDFLHLFF
- a CDS encoding LacI family DNA-binding transcriptional regulator; protein product: MSTIEDVAKLAGLSRTTVSRVINNHPYVSDEKKKRVQLAMKHLGFVPNSAARRLRKQKTETIAVLVPRITNPFFSRFIEAIEIAASEHKYKLIICQTRYLPEKEMEYLQLLSTKQVDGIILCSLENPWEDVEPYLQHGPIVLCNEYIEEANVPTVKFDHAQGAYIAANHVLEQGYRNLIFCRGNETKVVSQQRKMGFLRAITEKSRQVEAIDFLENAFSWDDGKRIFHEVLKDKKNPTAILAGGDEVAAGIISEAKRHNWSIPEDLAVIGFDNQILSQITEPGITTIEQPIDEMARKVVDLMMDKIHTKNYRKKELYEFELELLVKGSTMKDTMLLA